Part of the Crossiella cryophila genome, CCGCTTCGACAAGGTGGCGGGCATCAGCGCGACCGGGCCGCTGGAGGTCACCCTGCGGCTGCGCCAGCCCGATCCGCTGCTCACCCACGCGCTGTCCGGCAACGCGGGCGTGGTGGCCAGCCTGCGCTACCTCGCCGACGGCGCACCGTCCACATCGGACGGTTGCAGTGGCCCGTTCCGGCTGGCCGAATGGGTTCCCGGCTCGCACATCCTGCTCACCCGCTTCGAGGGCTACTGGAACCAGGCCGAACGGGCCAGGGCCGGTTCGGTCCGGTTCACCTTCGCCGACGGCCCCGCGCTGATCAACGGCCTGCTGGACTCCTCGATCGAGGGCAGCTACCTGGCCAGCCCGACCGCGATGGTCCGGCTGACCCGCAGCGTCACCGGCCGGGTCTACTTCGGCCAAGGCGACACCCTGGCCGCGCTGGACCCGCGGCCCGGCGGCGCACTGGCCGACCCCCGGCGCAGCCGCGCGCTGTCCCTGGCCCTGGACCGCGAGGCCATCGCCCGCGCCGCCTACGCCGGCCTGGTCCAGCCCACCGAACCACCGGCCACCGAGGGCGACGGCACCATCCTGGCCGCCGGCGCCAGCCCACAGCTGCCACGCTCCGCACTGGACCAGGCCCGCCAGCTGGTAGCCGAGGCCGAGCCACTGAGCCAGGACCTGGTCATCCAGGTCGGCACCGGGCTGGAGGCCACCGCGGTCGCGCACGAGGTGCTGGCCGCCTGCACCCGGATCGGCCTGCCCGCCAGGATCGGCGAGGGCCGAGCCGACCTGACCCTGGTCACCGGCGCACCCACCCTGGCAGACCCAGCCTGGACCCGCTGGATCCCCCTGGTCCAACTACCCAACACCCTCTACCTAAACCACCGCATCACCGGCGCGCCAACCACCCCGGCCTACCTGACCCAACCCTGGGCGGCCAAAGTCGGCCGCAGCAAGCACTGACACCGTGTTGGCCGTTCTCGTACGGTGTGTTGGCCGAACTGGACGGTGTGTTGGCCGTTATGGACGGTGTGTTGGCGGATGGGTGTACCAGTTCGGCCAAGACTGGGTACGACAACGGCCAACACTGCGTACGACAACGGCCAACACGCCGGTGAGTTGTGTGGGGTCAGCGCAGGGCGGTGCGGACGTCGTCGAACAGCTCGAAGGTGCGGAGCAGTCCGGTGGCCTGCAATGGGCGGGTGACCGAGCGGGCGGTGGACACCAGTCGTAGCTTCACCGACTGTTCGGCCGCGGCCCGCTCGAACTCCACCAGGGCGGCCAGTCCGCAGGAGGCCAGGAAGGAGACCCCGCCCAGGTCCAGCACCAGCAGTGGTGGTGCGGTGGCGAGCTGGTCGTACAGGGCGGTGCGCAGCGCGGCCACGGTGAGCAGGTCGATCTCGCCGACCGCGGTCAGCACCAGGGCGTCGCCGACGGAGCGCGTCGACAACTCCAGCATCTGCTGGTTCTGCGGCGGCTCGGCCGGTTCGTGCGTCGCTGGAATCACCACCCCACCGTAGCCCCTATTTTTGTCGGGCGACAATTAAAGTGTTCCCCGTGAGACCGGCCTGCTCCACCGCCCGCGCGTAAACCAGGGCCACCTCCGCCGCGGGCACCCCGTCCGTGGCCGACCCCAGCGTTTCCCGGACCCACCCCGGCGCCACCAGGTTCACCCGCAGCCCACGCGGCAACTCCAGTGCCGCCGCGGCCACGAACGCCGACAGCCCTGCGTTGACCAGCGCGCCAAAACTGGCCCCCGGCAACGGTTCCACGAACGTGCCCCCGGTCAGCGTGACCGATCCGCCGTCCCGCAACCGGGGGATCGCGCTGCGCAGCAACCGCACCTGTCCGAGTAGCTTCCCGTCCAACCCCCGGGTGAACTCGGCGTCACCGCCCGCGTCCACCATGGTCAGCCCGCCACTGGCCGCGCAGCACACCACCGCGTCCAGCTCCGGCAACCCGGCGAGCAGCGCGTCCACCGACTCCGGCCGTTCGATGTCCACCGCGAGTTCGCCCGACCGGGAGGCGCTGCGCACCGCGTGTCCGCGCTCCCGCAACTCCCGCACCACCGCGGCCCCGATCGTCCCGGACCCGCCGATCACCAGCACGTTCACCATGTCGCCGATCGTGCCCGCCGCCCGGCCCGGCTGCCTGCCCCTGTCAGGTGCAGGAAATCCGCGCGCCACTTCGCGCATGCTGGAGCCATGGACACGGTCTTGGGCGAGTTCCTGCGATCCCGCCGCGCCCGCCTCACCCCGGCCGAGGCGGGCATCGCCGACTACGGCGACCGCCGCCGGGTGCCCGGCCTGCGCCGCGAGGAACTGGCCCGGCTGGCCGGGGTCAGCGCGGGTTACTACACCCGCCTGGAACAGGGCCAGAGCCAGCACGCCTCCGAAGCCGTCCTGGACGCCCTGGCCAACGCCCTCCGACTCGACCAGGACGAACGCGCCCACCTGCACACCCTGGCCCGCCCCGCCCCCAAGGCCCGCCGCCGCGGACGCCCGGAACGCCTCCAGCCGCACCTGCGCACCCTGGTCGCCACGCTCAACGTGCCCGCGCTGATCCTGGGCCGCCACACCGACATCCTGACCTGGAACCCCCTGGCGCACGCCCTGCTCGCCGCCCACCTGGACCCGGCCGCCCCCGACACCCCGGCCACCCGCCCCAACTGGGCCCGGCTGTTCTTCCTCGACCCACACCTGCGCGAACTCTTCGGCGACTGGGCGGGCAAGGCCAGGGACACCGTCGCCGACCTGCGCCGCATCGCCGGACACCACCAGGGCGACCCGGCACTGGCCGAACTCATCGGCGAACTCACCCTGTCCAGCCCCGAGTTCACCGCGCTGTGGTCCGGCCACCCGGTCCGCGACTGCGCCAGCCACAGCCGCGACTACCGGCATCCCGTCCTCGGTCGCCTCACCCTGACCGACGACCTGCTCACCCTGCCCGACACCGAAGGCCAGCGCCTGGTCCTCTTCCACGCCGAACCCGGCTCGGCCTCCGCGACCGCCCTGGAATTGCTCGGCGGCACCCTGCTCACCCCGGCCGCCGCTCCCGCGCCAGCACCGCGCCACCACCCAGGATGACCAGCGCCACCACGTCGATCCAGGCCACCCTGGTCAACTCCGGATTCACCGGCGTGTTCGCCAGCACCACGATCAGGAAACTGCCGAAGCTGATCCCACTGCCGAAAACCGCCGCCGGCCGCCAACCGGGCCGGAACGCCCCGACCACGCAGACAACCCCGATCAACGCGAGCAACACCGCCCGATGCCGCATCAGCACCTGCAAATCCGCCCCGGCGATCTCAATGCCATAGGCCGATTCCGCACTCGACACCGACAACGCGCCCACCCCCGGCAGGATGTTGATCAGCCCGGCCAGTACCAGCAAACCCTGCCCCAGACGCGTTCTGCGCATTCCGTTTCCCTCCCGGTGGTCTGTGCGATCATCGCCGACATGGACACCGGTCCGCTTCCAGAAACGTGCTGTCCTGACCCGGCGGCCACCATCTGGATCCGAATGGGCCAGGCCGTCTACCGGGGTCCGTCACTGCGCCTCGACCCGCATTCCGGCTCGGTGGACTGCCTCGCGGTGGGCCTGGAACAGCCGTTCACGCTGTGCGCCGACGGCCTCGGCGAACGCAAATCCCGCAGTGCCCTGATCCCCGCACGCACCCGGCACCAGATCATCGCCGACGGCCGGATCCTGTTCCACTACCTGGACCCGCACACCACCCTGGCCGGCCACCTCCGGGACCGGATGCGCGAACACACCCCGATCGCGCACTTCGACCACCCGGCGGAAAACGACCTGATCCGCCATTTCCAGCGCGACACCGCACCCGACCCGGAAACCCTTTTCGCGCTACTGGGCACACCCGATACCGGTCAGCCGGACGAACGAATCCGCACCGCCCTGGACATCCTGCGCGCCCACCCGGAAAACCAATGGAGCGCCGCCGGGATCGCCGCCAGGGTGCACCTGTCGACCTCCCGGTTCCTGCACCTGTTCGCCGCGCACACCGGCACCAGCTTCCGCCAGTACCGGCTGTGGACCCGGATGCTGCGGATGGCCGCCGCGATCAGCGCCGGACAGGACCTGACCACCGCGGCCAACGCGGTCGGCTTCGCCTCCGCCGCCCACTTCAGCACCAGCTTCCACCGCATGTTCGGCCTCAACGCCAGCACCCTGCTCGCCGGCGGCACCCGCATAGTGCTCGCCACCGCGGAGGAAGTTGCGGGATGACAAGGGTTTATGGCTAGAATCCTTGCCTCATGACAAATACCTGGCTGGGGCGACACGCGGAGGGCGGGAATGCGGTGGCGACTACGCCGTGTCCTCACGCTCGACGCCGAGCGTGCCCGAGGCCGAGTGGAAGCCCGCGAGCCCGGTCAGCAACGCGGTCTGCTCCGCCGGGCTCATGCCGTCGAGCACCCGGCGCAGTTCGGCCTGGCGCGCACCCCGCAGTTGCGCCAGCAGCCGGGAACCGTCCTTGGTGAGTTCGAGGGACACCTCGCGCCGGTCGGCCAGGTTGGACCGCCGCGCCAGCAGACCGGCGGCCTGCAGCCGATCGCACAACCGGCTCGCCGAGGACGGGATCGCGCCCAGCTCCTCGGCCAGCTTGCCCAGCGTGATGGACCGGTGCCGCTCCACCACGACCAGCGCGCCCAGCTGCGAGGCCGATACCTTGGGGTGGACGCTCTCCGCTGCCCGCCCCCACACGATGACCAGCGTTTCCGCCGCAGCCTCCACCGCGGCCGCGAGTTCGGCCGGACGGTGACTGTGGTTCCTAACCAGGGCAGTACTCCACTCAGGCAGGTGTCTTGACATGCGTGCCAACCGTCTCGCCTTCGCTGAGCGTGCCATGCTCCGCGCGCCCGCGCACGATCTGGGTGAGGTCCTGGCGGACATTCTCCACACCGAGTACGGAGCCAGTGGCACTGAGGTGTTCCTCGCCGACTACCGCATGCTGGCCCTGCAACCCCTGCGCGCGGAAGCCCCGGCCCCGATGGCCATCGCGGGCACCCCGGCCGGCCTGGCCTTCGGCGGCCAGGAACCGGTGCGCCGCACCGAGGACACGCACGAGGTCCTCTACCTGCCGATGACCGTGCGCGGCGACCGCTTCGGCGTGCTCCGGGTCTCCTTCGCCAGTCAGCCCGCCGAGGCCGACGCCGAGGAACTGGTCGACCTGGCCCACGCCGCCGCCCAGGCATTCCAGGTGGCCGAGGCCGCCACCGACCGCTTCCGCCAGGCCCGCAGGGCCGAACGGCTGACCCTGGCCGCGGAGATCCAGTGGCAGCTGCTGCCCGGCCGCGGCCTGGCCCGCCCCGAGTTCACCCTGGCCGGCCAGCTCGAACCGGCCTACGCCGTGCGCGGCGACAACTACGACTGGACCGCCGACGCCGACTCGGTGATCGTCGCGGTCACCAACGGCATGGGCGAGAGCGTGGACGCCGCCCTGCTCACCAGCCTGGCCACCAACGCCCTGCGCAACGCCCGGCGGGCCGGCCTGAGCCTGCCCGACCAGGCCGCACTGGCCGACCAGGCCATCTGGTCCCAGCACGGCGGCCACCAGCACGTCTCCACCCTGCTGCTCCGGCTGGACATCCCGGACGGCCGGGTCACCGCCATCGACGCCGGCTCGCCCCGGATCTGGCGGCTGCGCGCGGGCGAGGTGTCCCCGGTGCACCTGGAACCGCAGCTCCCGCTGGGCATGTTCGACAGCACCGTCTACGTGGAGCAGGAGTTCAGCGTCCGGCCAGGCGACCGGCTGTTCCTGCTCAGCGACGGCATCTACGAGTCCATCTTCGAGGGCCGCCGCTACGCCGACAGCCTGGAACGCATGCTCAAGACCACCGCCAACCTGCCACCGGGCGAGGCGATCAGGGCCCTGCTGCACGACCTGCGCGCCTTCTGCCAGGACCAGTACCTGGACGACGACGCGGTCGGCGTCTGCCTGGACTGGGTCGGGCGGCCCTAGACCAGCCCGTTGAGGTGCGCGTACACCACCGCGTGCACCCGGTCCCGCAACCCCAGCTTGGCCAGGATCCGGGACACGTGCGTCTTCACCGTCTCATCGCCCACGTGCAGGGCCGCGGCGATCTCGGCGTTGCTGCACGCCCGCGCCACCAGCAGCAGCACCTCCCGCTCCCGGACGGTCAGCGAGTCCAGCCCCGGATCCGAGGCCGGCGGCGCGAGGCTGCCGGCGAACCGGGCGATCAGCCGCTGGGTCACCGAGGGGTCGATCAGCGCGTCCCCGCGCGCGGCCACCCGGATCGCGGTCAGCAGCTCCTCCGGCGGCAGGCTCTTGAGCAGGAACCCGCTCGCCCCGGCCCGCAACGCCCGGTAGACGTACTCGTCGTTGTCGTAGGTGGTCAGCACGACCACCTTGGTCCGGTTGTCCGGCGCGGCCAGGATGGCCTCGGTGGCGCTGAGCCCGTCCACCTTGGGCATCCGGATGTCCAGCATCGCCACATCCGGCCGCAACCTGGCCACCTCGGCCACCGCCGCCCGCCCGTCCGCGGCCTCGCCAACGCACTCCAGGTCCGCCTGGGTGTCCAGCAGCGCCCGCAACCCCGACCGCAGCATCGCGTGATCGTCGGCCAGCAGCACCCGCACCGTCATCCCCGCACCCCCAGCGGAAACGTCACCGAGGTCGACCAGGTCCGACCGTCCGGATCCACCCCGTAGGTGGCCACCCCGTCGAACATCCCGGCCCGGCTGCGGATCCCGGCCAGCCCACGGCCCTCGCCCGCCGCCGGATCCCGGGCCACCCGCACCGCCACCGTGTTCCTGGTGTGCACCGCCAGCGCCCCGGCCCGGAACTCCAGCTCCACGTCCACCCCGCGGGAATCCCCGTGCCGCAACGCGTTCGTGAGCATCTCCTGGATGATCCGGTACAGCGTGATGCCCAGCGAGTCCGGCACCGCCCTCGGCTCGCCACTGCGCCGCAACCGCGCCGGTATCCCGGCCGCGCGCACCCCGTCGAACAACTCCTCCAGGTTCTCCAGCCCCGGCTGCCGCGCGCCGTCCCCGTTGTCCCCGTGCAGCAGGTCCAGCAGGTGCCGCAGGTCCACCATGGCCGCCTGGCTCGCGCTCTCCACCGCCCGCAGCGAACTGGCCGCCCCCGCCGCCCCCGGCCCCAGACTCAGCCGGGCCGCCCCGGCGTGCAGGTTGATCGCGCTGACGTGGTGCGCGATCACGTCGTGCAGATCCCTGGCGATCGCACTGCGCTCCCTGGCGATCGCCTCGGCCAGTGCCTGTTCCTCGTCCCGCTGTTCCCGTTCCGCCCGCTGCTCCAGCTCGGCCAGGTAGGCCCGCCGCGCCGTGGTGTAGCGCCCGACCAGCCAGGGCAGCACCGCCCCGGTCAGGATCGCCACCGGCCACAGGTGCCACACCTCCGGCCGGTGCAGCAGCTGGGTGGCCACCCGGGAGATCACCAGCACGCCCAGCGCGGTCCACGCCTGCCACCCGGACAGCCAGGCCCCCGCCCGGTACCCGGCCACCATCAGCCCGGCGTCGTTGCCCTCCACCAGCAGCAACACCGAGGTCATCTGCACGATCCCGTGCAACGCGGCCATCACCCCGGAATGCCGGGCCGGTCCGGCCAGCCCCAGGTCCACCAGGACCACCGCGGCCAGCACGGCCCAGGCCTGCCAGCTGGTGCCGCAGCCCCTGAGCAGGAACAGCATCGAGTCGGTCAGCGCGCACACCGTGGCGACCAGCACCGACTGCCGGGACAACGACCGGCTCGGCTCGTTGGCGCCAATGCGCATGCCCAGTCCTCCCCACCCTGTCCGCCCGGCCGACCCTGAGATGATCCGACACCGCCCCCGGAGGCCGAGTCCCCCGTGCGGGGGAGCCCGGATCACCCTGTGCCGTGACGCTTTCCGCCCCGGCCGACCCTAACGTCCAGCGGTGATGGACATCTCCGGCAAGACGCGGGCAACGGTGCTGGTCAGCCTGGTGTGCGCGCTCGGCCTGCTACTCGGCCCCGGCCTCGCGCTGGCCGACGGCGCGGACACCGGCGCGGACATCCAGGTCGCGCAGACCCTGGGCGAACGCGAGCTGACCGTGGTGATCCGCACCGTCGAACCGGTGCCCGGCCCGGTGCGGGTGGACGTGGTCACGCACGCGGGCAGCCCGCCAGGCGAACTCGCGTTGCGGCTGTCCAGCTCCGGCGTGCAGTTCAGCGCGGCCAAGGTCCAGCTCGGCGCCACCCCCGGCTTCCACCGCGGCACGCTGAGCGTGGACCGGGCGGGCCCGTGGGAGCTGGCCGTCGACGACGGCAACCGGGTCGCCACCATCCCGTTCGTGGTCCCGGCCAGGGTGAAGTCCACCGCGGAGAACACCGTGTACGGCGGCTTCGTCGCCGCCGGGGTCCTGCTGCTGGCCGCCCTGCTGCTCGCGCTGCGCGGCCACGGCCTGCTCGCGGTGGCCCCGGCTGCCGGGATGATCGCGGCGCTCGCGGTCGCGGTCACCGCCGCGCTGCTCTCGGCCACCGTGCCACCGCCACCCGCCCCCGGCTCGGTCTGGGACCCGACCTACGACAACGTCGCCGACCCGTACGCCCGCCCACCGCAACCCGCGATCGACCCGGCCCGGCCACCGGTCACCGTGCTCGCCGACCAGATCGGCGAGGACCTGCGGCTGGCCATCACCGACAGCGCCACCGGCCAGCCGGTGGACGACCTGCTGGTGCACGACAACGCGTTGGTGCACCTCGCGGTGGTCTCGCCGTCGGGGCGGTTGTGGCACCTGCACCCGATCCGGGTGGCGGCTGGGGACTACCGGGCCCGGCTGATCGCACCGGAATCCGGCCGGTACGCGGTGGCGGCCGAGGTGGCACGCCGGGGAGGCGGGCGTCAACTGGCCCGGACTTCCTTGCACCTCAACCAGATCGCGCCCTCGGTGGCGCGGCTGGAACAGGTCGAGCTGTCGCGGGTGATCGAACCCGCCGGCACGCCGAGCACCTTGACCGCTCGGTTCGGCAAGGCGGATCTCCAGCCGTGGCTGGGCATGCTGGGGCACTTGATCGTGGTCGGCCCGGTGCGCGGGGAGATCGCGGATTCGCCGGTGTGGGCGCATGTGCACTCGATGATCCCGCCGACGCCGGGGCAGCTGGGGCGGCCGGATGAGAGCGTGGCCGCGTACGGGCCGGATGTGCCGTTCACCTATAGCTTTCCGCTGCCCGGCCGGTACCTGGTGTGGGCGCAGGCCGAGCGGGACTACGCGGTCCGGACCGTCGCCGCGGTCGTCGATGTGCCGGAGGCCGCCCGATGAGAAAGCCGGTTCTCCTTGCCGCCGCGGTACTTCTGGTTGTCGCCGGACTGATGGTGTTCCTGTGGCCGCGGGCCGAGGCCGGTACCACGACCGCCAAGCAGAGCACGCCGAAGCACACCGTGGAACTGGCCATCACCGACCCGAAACCCGGCGACAACACGGTGCTGCTCGCGGTGACCGAGCGGAACGGGAATCCCGCCGCGGTGGACCGGGTGAGCGTGGAGCCGGTGATGCCGACCATGGGTCACGCGCTCACCCCGCTCAGCGCGGTGGCCGAGGCGCCGGGGCGGTTCCGGGCGCACGGGCACCTGTTCCACATGTCCGGGCCGTGGCAGGTCACCGTGGTGCTGCACGGACCGTCCGGGGTCGACCGGGTCCCCTTTTCGTTGCTGGTCAAGTGAGAGGAACGCCGATGGAGATCACCGCGCCGGCCGCGACAGCGGTGTCGACGAGCGCGCCGAAGGGGTTGGTCGCGGCCGGATTCGTGCTCGGCGGCAGTGTGCTGTCGCTGACCGGACTGACCTGGGACATCCAGTGGCACAGCGATGTCGGGCCGGACACCTTCTTCACCCTGCCGCACCTGCTCCTGTACTCGGGCAGCGCCATCGCCGGGATCGCCAGCCTGGTGGTGGTGCTGCTGACCACCGCGGCCGAGCGGGCCGGCCGCGAGGTGGATCCGATCGTGGGCGGGCGTGCGGTCGGGGTGTTCGGGCGTACCTTCGCCGCGCCGGTGGGGTACCTGATCTCCGGACTGGGCGCGGCCTCGTTCCTGTTGTACGGCCTGTGGGATCAGTGGTGGCATTCGCTGTACGGGTTCGACGCGGTG contains:
- a CDS encoding ABC transporter substrate-binding protein; protein product: MTLRPVALALLGVLLAGCGAVAPGLVQLRYSAETPAAAGDIAGFSWAIPREPRSLDWLRGGEPPEDTVTANLCERLPGLSAEIATPDPLTLIYRLRTGIRFHDGRQLTAADAVASLRRSADHSLGGAQAHRFDKVAGISATGPLEVTLRLRQPDPLLTHALSGNAGVVASLRYLADGAPSTSDGCSGPFRLAEWVPGSHILLTRFEGYWNQAERARAGSVRFTFADGPALINGLLDSSIEGSYLASPTAMVRLTRSVTGRVYFGQGDTLAALDPRPGGALADPRRSRALSLALDREAIARAAYAGLVQPTEPPATEGDGTILAAGASPQLPRSALDQARQLVAEAEPLSQDLVIQVGTGLEATAVAHEVLAACTRIGLPARIGEGRADLTLVTGAPTLADPAWTRWIPLVQLPNTLYLNHRITGAPTTPAYLTQPWAAKVGRSKH
- a CDS encoding STAS domain-containing protein, which encodes MIPATHEPAEPPQNQQMLELSTRSVGDALVLTAVGEIDLLTVAALRTALYDQLATAPPLLVLDLGGVSFLASCGLAALVEFERAAAEQSVKLRLVSTARSVTRPLQATGLLRTFELFDDVRTALR
- a CDS encoding short chain dehydrogenase; the encoded protein is MVNVLVIGGSGTIGAAVVRELRERGHAVRSASRSGELAVDIERPESVDALLAGLPELDAVVCCAASGGLTMVDAGGDAEFTRGLDGKLLGQVRLLRSAIPRLRDGGSVTLTGGTFVEPLPGASFGALVNAGLSAFVAAAALELPRGLRVNLVAPGWVRETLGSATDGVPAAEVALVYARAVEQAGLTGNTLIVARQK
- a CDS encoding helix-turn-helix transcriptional regulator — its product is MDTVLGEFLRSRRARLTPAEAGIADYGDRRRVPGLRREELARLAGVSAGYYTRLEQGQSQHASEAVLDALANALRLDQDERAHLHTLARPAPKARRRGRPERLQPHLRTLVATLNVPALILGRHTDILTWNPLAHALLAAHLDPAAPDTPATRPNWARLFFLDPHLRELFGDWAGKARDTVADLRRIAGHHQGDPALAELIGELTLSSPEFTALWSGHPVRDCASHSRDYRHPVLGRLTLTDDLLTLPDTEGQRLVLFHAEPGSASATALELLGGTLLTPAAAPAPAPRHHPG
- a CDS encoding phosphopantetheine adenylyltransferase, whose product is MRRTRLGQGLLVLAGLINILPGVGALSVSSAESAYGIEIAGADLQVLMRHRAVLLALIGVVCVVGAFRPGWRPAAVFGSGISFGSFLIVVLANTPVNPELTRVAWIDVVALVILGGGAVLARERRPG
- a CDS encoding helix-turn-helix domain-containing protein, with amino-acid sequence MGQAVYRGPSLRLDPHSGSVDCLAVGLEQPFTLCADGLGERKSRSALIPARTRHQIIADGRILFHYLDPHTTLAGHLRDRMREHTPIAHFDHPAENDLIRHFQRDTAPDPETLFALLGTPDTGQPDERIRTALDILRAHPENQWSAAGIAARVHLSTSRFLHLFAAHTGTSFRQYRLWTRMLRMAAAISAGQDLTTAANAVGFASAAHFSTSFHRMFGLNASTLLAGGTRIVLATAEEVAG
- a CDS encoding MarR family winged helix-turn-helix transcriptional regulator — protein: MSRHLPEWSTALVRNHSHRPAELAAAVEAAAETLVIVWGRAAESVHPKVSASQLGALVVVERHRSITLGKLAEELGAIPSSASRLCDRLQAAGLLARRSNLADRREVSLELTKDGSRLLAQLRGARQAELRRVLDGMSPAEQTALLTGLAGFHSASGTLGVEREDTA
- a CDS encoding PP2C family protein-serine/threonine phosphatase, with translation MRANRLAFAERAMLRAPAHDLGEVLADILHTEYGASGTEVFLADYRMLALQPLRAEAPAPMAIAGTPAGLAFGGQEPVRRTEDTHEVLYLPMTVRGDRFGVLRVSFASQPAEADAEELVDLAHAAAQAFQVAEAATDRFRQARRAERLTLAAEIQWQLLPGRGLARPEFTLAGQLEPAYAVRGDNYDWTADADSVIVAVTNGMGESVDAALLTSLATNALRNARRAGLSLPDQAALADQAIWSQHGGHQHVSTLLLRLDIPDGRVTAIDAGSPRIWRLRAGEVSPVHLEPQLPLGMFDSTVYVEQEFSVRPGDRLFLLSDGIYESIFEGRRYADSLERMLKTTANLPPGEAIRALLHDLRAFCQDQYLDDDAVGVCLDWVGRP
- a CDS encoding response regulator, producing the protein MTVRVLLADDHAMLRSGLRALLDTQADLECVGEAADGRAAVAEVARLRPDVAMLDIRMPKVDGLSATEAILAAPDNRTKVVVLTTYDNDEYVYRALRAGASGFLLKSLPPEELLTAIRVAARGDALIDPSVTQRLIARFAGSLAPPASDPGLDSLTVREREVLLLVARACSNAEIAAALHVGDETVKTHVSRILAKLGLRDRVHAVVYAHLNGLV
- a CDS encoding sensor histidine kinase, whose translation is MRIGANEPSRSLSRQSVLVATVCALTDSMLFLLRGCGTSWQAWAVLAAVVLVDLGLAGPARHSGVMAALHGIVQMTSVLLLVEGNDAGLMVAGYRAGAWLSGWQAWTALGVLVISRVATQLLHRPEVWHLWPVAILTGAVLPWLVGRYTTARRAYLAELEQRAEREQRDEEQALAEAIARERSAIARDLHDVIAHHVSAINLHAGAARLSLGPGAAGAASSLRAVESASQAAMVDLRHLLDLLHGDNGDGARQPGLENLEELFDGVRAAGIPARLRRSGEPRAVPDSLGITLYRIIQEMLTNALRHGDSRGVDVELEFRAGALAVHTRNTVAVRVARDPAAGEGRGLAGIRSRAGMFDGVATYGVDPDGRTWSTSVTFPLGVRG
- a CDS encoding FixH family protein, producing MRKPVLLAAAVLLVVAGLMVFLWPRAEAGTTTAKQSTPKHTVELAITDPKPGDNTVLLAVTERNGNPAAVDRVSVEPVMPTMGHALTPLSAVAEAPGRFRAHGHLFHMSGPWQVTVVLHGPSGVDRVPFSLLVK